The Chloroflexota bacterium sequence GCGGCGCAAGTTGGTCGCGTTGCTCCGCAAGACGACCGAGAAGGATTGGGCGAACTGGGCGGGGCATCCCGAGTACAAAAAAATCTCCCTCGACTGGATCACGATGCACAACTATCATCACACGCTCGAACATGTCGCGCAGATTGGCTACGCGCGCGAGAAAGCAGTGCTTGCCAAGGTGCAGGAGGCAAAGTGAGAACGGGACGCGTTTTTGGCGCATTGGTCTTGATCGGACTTGGTGTACTCTTGTTGTTGGGCAACCTCAACATTTTTATTTTTCGTTGGGACATGTTGGGTCCGCTGTTTCTGATTTTGATCGGCGTGTGGCTCGTTTCGCGCGCGTTCGTGCCGGGTTGGGGACACAGCAGCGGCGACGTTTTCGCCGGTATCGGCGAATATCGTCCTGATTTGAGCGGTAAGGAAATACGCCGCGAAAAATTTTCGTACGGCATCGGTGACTCGCGGGTGGATCTCACGCGCGCTACATTCCTTGATGGCGAGAACGTGGTCGAGGCGTCGCAAGGCATCGGCGAGTTGCGTGTGACTGTGCCGCGCGATCTCGCGCTGCGCGTGCGCGCGAGCGCCGGGATGGGCGAGGCGCGTTTGTTCGACGAACAGGACGCCGGGATTGACCCGCATGTCGAATTTCAATCCCAGGATTACGCGACGGCGACGCGCAAGTTGAATTTGACCGCGCACGTGGGACTGGGCGCGGTGCGCGTGACGCGCGCGTGACGAGGAGACGCGACAATGCCATTCGAAAATGTGATCGCCGCGACTGAAGATGCGGTGGGCTTGATTCAACTTAATCGCCCCAAAGTGTTGAACGCGTTGAACGGCGCATTGATGACGGAGCTCGTGAGCGCGTTGGAGCAATTCGACGCGGACGATGCGGTGCGGTGTTGCGTGATTTTCGGTAGTGCGCGCGCGTTCAGCGCCGGCGCGGATATTAGCGCGATGAAGGACGCGTCGCCGGTCGAAATGCTCAAGCACGATTGGATCGCGACCTGGGATCGCGTTCGCAAAATTACCAAGCCGATGATCGCGGCGGTAAGCGGGTATTGTCTGGGCGGTGGCTGTGAACTCGCGATGTCGTGCGACATCATTCTCGCGTCCGAGTCCGCGCAATTCGCACAACCGGAAATCAACATTGGCGTGATTCCTGGCGCGGGCGGCACGCAACGATTGCCGCGCGCCATTGGTAAATCGCGCGCGATGGAGTTGATCCTCACCGGCAAGACGATGGACGCGCGCGAGGCCGAGCGACGCGGACTCGTGTCGCGCGTCGTGTCGGTCGAAACGTATTTGGATGAAGCCAAGTCGCTCGCGCGCGACATTGCGTCCAAGCCGCCGCTCGCCGTGCGCCTCGCGAAAGAGTCGGTCAACAAAGTGTACGAAATGTCGTTGGGCGAAGGATTGGAATATGAGCGTCGTTCATTCTACTTGTTGTTCGCGACCGAAGACCAACGTGAAGGGATGGACGCGTTTCTCAATAAACGGAAACCGGAGTGGAGAGGCAAGTGACAAATTCAATAGACCCCGAATTGATTACGATCATCGAAGGACCGACGCCGGATTTTCGTGTGGTGATGGACCCGTGGTCGTTGTCCGTGCTGGAAGGAAGTTCCGCGTACATCGTTGCGGCATGCCAGGTGCGTTCGTTCAAGGGCGAGGAGTTGATGGAGCGTTGCCAGCGCGCGTGGCGCGAACATCGTCCGACGCGGCTCGATTATCGTCAGATGGATGGCTTGCGCCGACAAGTTGAGATCGTGGGCGCGCGGCTCGAAAAAGTTGACGAGGTGGACGTGCTGAATTTGTGGGTGCGTCAGCCGGTCAAGCGGCTCATCAATATCTCGGGCGAAGATTCGCTGAAATTTGGGAACGAGGAATGAAGCCCGTTCGCGTCGGCATCGTCGGCTTGGGCTGGGGGCAACTTCAGATCGAATCGTTTCGCCGCGTGCGCGGCGTCGAAATCGCGGCGGTGTGCGATCAAAATATCGCGCGCGCGAATGAACTCGCAAGCCGATACAAAATCGCGCGCGCGTGTGACGACGCGAAAGAGTTGATGCAACTGCCGGACGTTGATCTCGTCAGCATCGCAACGCCGCCCGAAACGCAGAACGATCTCGTGCGCGCGGCGATTCACGCGCGCAAGCACGTCCTTTGCGAAAAGCCGTTGGGCGTGAATGTGCGCGATGCCGAATCAGTACTCGCCTTGGCGCGCGAACATGCGTTGGTTCACGCGCTCGATTTTGAAATGCGTTTCTTGCCCGCGCTCGCGTACGCCAAAGAACTGATTGATGAAGAGTACCTGGGTGTATTGCATCGGGTTGACGTGACGATGACGCTCGAGCAACCCTGGGGACACGAACATGGCAATTGGGCGGCGGACGATGCGCGCGGCGGCGGTATTTTGGCGGAACTGGGTCTGCACTTTTTCGATATTTTGCGCTGGTGGTTCGGCGATGTGGTCGCGGTTCTCGCGGAACGGCAAACCCACTTTGCGACGATCAAGCGCGCGAAAGAAAAAGGCGATGGCATCCAACTACAAACCGTCACCGGCGACGACG is a genomic window containing:
- a CDS encoding enoyl-CoA hydratase/isomerase family protein, coding for MPFENVIAATEDAVGLIQLNRPKVLNALNGALMTELVSALEQFDADDAVRCCVIFGSARAFSAGADISAMKDASPVEMLKHDWIATWDRVRKITKPMIAAVSGYCLGGGCELAMSCDIILASESAQFAQPEINIGVIPGAGGTQRLPRAIGKSRAMELILTGKTMDAREAERRGLVSRVVSVETYLDEAKSLARDIASKPPLAVRLAKESVNKVYEMSLGEGLEYERRSFYLLFATEDQREGMDAFLNKRKPEWRGK
- a CDS encoding Gfo/Idh/MocA family oxidoreductase yields the protein MKPVRVGIVGLGWGQLQIESFRRVRGVEIAAVCDQNIARANELASRYKIARACDDAKELMQLPDVDLVSIATPPETQNDLVRAAIHARKHVLCEKPLGVNVRDAESVLALAREHALVHALDFEMRFLPALAYAKELIDEEYLGVLHRVDVTMTLEQPWGHEHGNWAADDARGGGILAELGLHFFDILRWWFGDVVAVLAERQTHFATIKRAKEKGDGIQLQTVTGDDAFWCVLRFARSGQARVNFVSGARHDPGWTMSAYGSSGTLVVQGGGLLGRRDGDREMAILPIPKRLELGDNPRDPLMWSMVKLFERVVAKINHAPDAKPFPDFHDGVQAARIVHAIRCAAQEKKWVDV
- a CDS encoding cell wall-active antibiotics response protein, which encodes MRTGRVFGALVLIGLGVLLLLGNLNIFIFRWDMLGPLFLILIGVWLVSRAFVPGWGHSSGDVFAGIGEYRPDLSGKEIRREKFSYGIGDSRVDLTRATFLDGENVVEASQGIGELRVTVPRDLALRVRASAGMGEARLFDEQDAGIDPHVEFQSQDYATATRKLNLTAHVGLGAVRVTRA